In a genomic window of Gossypium arboreum isolate Shixiya-1 chromosome 7, ASM2569848v2, whole genome shotgun sequence:
- the LOC108449992 gene encoding chromatin modification-related protein EAF1 B-like yields MHGCNSGPAVLVIAEIGSMGRVVDGGVGIDVKTSPCRGAIEKAQAELRQEYDVREERRKELEFLEKGGNPLDFKFGNAASVSVQSISFTDQQAELLTCEAKGSFTPTISPHGDSIESSGRPPVPAICEPNSADNLLLFDGENELPGCERKSMHHKRNNVVPSEQSSQINGTRNAKESEDSAIFRPYARRNRSKKNRDGVRSCSTDMVQGQGGHGSLSARIASKDLKASTCEKNDQKDKNIPYTDTPKSAISNGDLASRMISSDNLSNMKCGLAVEETTDQSKCYLSESKVDVTASKSFIDDLPNEPAQLVANGSTVKMASEEPDLVGRKEQVVPTGLESSPGMGADAANADNETSSNQLNEFIDPNRDMKNIPNEGKNYGAAIETKGLDSESSCTQNSLNTYVNNDNDVCINPENIDSNGKPVEEASRKEESLNSSIGELAKETNEIKAVDNVAVVPGSITSVNQKHTLSVSSIKVEEEIRSELQNELTCPSYNEVQRSSQAVSEADRKISSVPADNSSSNKEIFPSSKPLGSMDNAICEVPEVTLSERTSTPIAETQSCLDNHVKVVDKAHEDSILEEAQIIEAKRKRIAELSVGTSPWKNHQKSHWDFVLEEMAWMANDFAQECLWKMTAAAQISRRVAFTSRLKFEEQHQYSELKKVALSLANAVMYFWHSAEVLLNRKDASLGPKKSGHDLVHLPANEVPKNMTAKLDMDMNEDQQHFGNNSKLAIQAYALRFLKYSSSSVSSPQAEAPATPDMISDSGIMDISWDENLTEESLFYAVPLGAMETYRRSIESYLIQTEKTGSSKQEEVEISVYDAGAEFGYDDFVCDEEEGETSTYYFPGAFEDSKSSKLNQKKWKKIKSYLARPYEMGAYFPHRHCAQQSMLIRKRPASSLNVNPIPMKRVRTGSRQRVLSPFSSAPAAGSLQGPTKTDASSGDTNSFQDDQNTLNEGFQIQKSMEVESIMDLERQLPYDNVETPVKPTKKKKAKNLGSAYNQSWQLESTVHNEKRDNSKKRLESHYFDSYGTSDLYGQRNAKKLKIMKQQPDNAFDFPPSGTIPFPAGSQKTNMSNPSKIIRLIHGCDKGRKAKTHKMSVDLPGSGGSWSLFEDQALVVLVHDMGPNWELVSDAINSTLQFKCIFRKPKECKERHKILMDRNGDGADSADDSGSLSYTLPGIPKGSARQLFQHLQGPMEEDILKSHFEKIMLIGKKQQYRQSQDPKQIVPVHNSHVIALSKICPNNLNGGVLTPLDLCDVIASSQDVVPLGYQASHAGGLAISNQGVVGSMPPASGANSSLQGSSGVVHGSNISSASTPLNGSVRNMQQSNLSLPGVVSGSDHGVRMVPNRNGVGMTCGISRSMSMSRPGLRGMASSTMLNSSCMLSSLVGMPNPVNMHSGPGSVRGNLMLRPHDTMHMMREQGNIQGIPAFNGLSSAYTNQSAAPPVSSYPVQPQKQQQQMPPQQSHALSNSHNAHHQGYNHVSGSQQQAYAMCLTKERQVQQQQQLMHQQQPQQQFAVSSALMPNVQHQTQLPISSLQNGSQIQSQASTQPGSLSPLTPSSPTTPMSLQQQHKYQLAPHGLGRNPQPGASGLNKQIGKQRQPQQQQQFQQSGRHHPQQRQQTQSQQQAKLSKGVGRGNMLVHQNPSVDPAHLNSLGVVPGNQAAKNREQMMHLIQGKGLCSRSGLSPVQQSKALVSSQSSNCSEPQQKIFPGAAAPSTKKLQQVASHSDNISQMVPSDHTPSAVHQSFLPAAMGPNHQHSLLQSQTHQKQANQNRPAVHRMLQQSQQVNFEPPNKSQVELGHADKQTLNSAPQMGTTTTMEMPQAVIDSANNAVSVVSPAGLQWKSPEPEYGPAMPNVATEVGSIGSPLTDSMGNDPVPSVSQGSGQRQLSGCLPPDKNNVGAQWMQQPQTQRSHISPPTQQHFQSQEQSQQD; encoded by the exons ATGCATGGATGTAATTCAGGACCTGCAGTCTTAGTAATTGCTGAGATAGGATCCATGGGACGGGTGGTTGATGGTGGAGTTGGGATTGATGTCAAAACTTCTCCATGCAGAGGAGCTATTGAGAAAGCTCAAGCAGAGCTTAG GCAGGAGTATGATGTTCGAGAGGAAAGGAGAAAAGAGCTAGAGTTTCTTGAGAAA GGTGGCAATCccttggatttcaaatttggcaATGCAGCTTCAGTTAGTGTCCAGTCTATTTCTTTCACCGATCAACAAGCAGAACTTCTTACCTG TGAAGCAAAAGGTAGTTTCACACCAACTATTTCACCTCATGGTGATTCCATAGAGAGTAGTGGTAGACCACCGGTTCCTGCAATTTGTGAACCTAATAGTGCTGATAATCTCTTGCTTTTtgatggtgaaaatgagttaccTGGATGTGAAAGGAAGTCTATGCATCATAAGAGGAATAATGTTGTTCCATCAGAGCAATCTTCTCAGATAAATGGGACTCGAAATGCTAAGGAATCAGAAGATTCAGCTATTTTTCGCCCATATGCTCGAAGGAACAGGTCCAAAAAAAATCGAGATGGAGTTCGATCATGTTCAACAGATATGGTTCAGGGTCAAGGTGGTCATGGTTCTTTATCTGCGCGTATAGCATCAAAGGACTTGAAGGCTTCAACATGTGAAAAAAATGACCAGAAGGACAAGAACATACCTTACACAGATACTCCAAAATCTGCTATTTCAAACGGTGATTTGGCTTCGAGGATGATAAGTTCTGATAATCTGTCGAATATGAAGTGTGGGCTGGCTGTGGAGGAAACTACTGACCAGTCAAAATGTTATCTATCTGAAAGCAAGGTTGATGTTACAGCTTCCAAAAGCTTCATAGATGACTTGCCTAATGAACCTGCCCAATTGGTGGCTAATGGATCTACAGTTAAAATGGCTTCTGAGGAACCTGATCTTGTTGGAAGGAAGGAGCAGGTAGTTCCAACTGGTCTTGAATCTTCACCTGGTATGGGTGCAGATGCAGCAAATGCTGACAATGAAACAAGTTCTAATCAGCTAAATGAGTTTATTGATCCAAATAGAGATATGAAAAACATACCAAATGAAGGAAAAAATTACGGTGCAGCTATTGAGACAAAGGGATTAGATTCAGAGTCCTCTTGCACTCAGAACAGCTTAAACACCTACgtaaataatgataatgatgTGTGTATTAATCCAGAAAACATTGACTCTAATGGAAAGCCCGTGGAAGAAgcatcaagaaaagaggagtcaCTAAACTCATCTATTGGTGAATTGGCAAAAGAAACCAATGAGATCAAGGCTGTTGATAATGTAGCTGTTGTTCCTGGTAGTATTACTTCTGTGAATCAAAAGCACACTCTTAGTGTTTCTAGTATCAAAGTGGAGGAAGAAATTAGATCTGAATTGCAAAATGAGCTGACTTGCCCTTCCTACAATGAGGTGCAACGAAGCAGTCAAGCTGTATCAGAAGCTGATAGGAAAATTAGTTCTGTGCCTGCTGATAATTCTAGTTCCAACAAGGAAATTTTTCCTTCTAGTAAGCCTCTAGGCTCAATGGATAATGCTATTTGTGAGGTTCCTGAGGTGACTTTGTCTGAAAGAACCTCAACTCCTATTGCTGAAACTCAATCTTGTTTGGATAATCATGTGAAAGTGGTGGACAAGGCACATGAAGATTCCATCTTGGAAGAGGCACAGATTATAGAG GCTAAGCGGAAAAGGATTGCTGAGCTATCTGTTGGTACTTCACCCTGGAAGAATCACCAAAAATCTCACTGGGACTTTGTCCTTGAAGAAATGGCATGGATGGCAAATGATTTTGCTCAG GAGTGTCTTTGGAAGATGACGGCTGCTGCTCAAATATCTCGACGTGTTGCTTTTACTTCGCGATTGAAATTTGAAGAACAACATCAATATTCGGAACTCAAAAAAGTAGCGTTAAGCCTTGCTAATGCCGTCATGTACTTTTGGCATTCAGCAGAGGTGCTTCTAAATAGGAAAGATGCAAGTCTTGGCCCAAAGAAAAGTGGCCATGATTTAGTGCACTTACCAGCCAATGAAGTTCCTAAGAACATGACTGCAAAACTTGATATG GATATGAATGAGGACCAGCAGCACTTTGGAAATAACAGTAAACTTGCTATTCAGGCATATGCTCTTAGATTTTTGAAATATAGCAGCTCCTCTGTTTCCTCACCTCAAGCTGAAGCTCCAGCAACTCCTGACATGATATCTGACTCGGGCATTATGGACATTTCTTGGGATGAAAACCTAACTGAA GAAAGCCTCTTCTATGCAGTACCTTTAGGTGCCATGGAAACCTACCGAAGATCTATTGAATCTTATTTGATACAGACTGAG AAAACTGGCAGTAGTAAGCAAGAGGAGGTTGAAATATCTGTTTATGATGCTGGGGCTG AGTTTGGATATGATGACTTTGTGTGTGATGAGGAAGAAGGAGAAACAAGTACTTACTATTTTCCTGGAGCCTTTGAAGATAGCAAATCATCGAAATTAAACCAGAAAAAGTGGAAgaaaataaaatcatatcttgcaAGACCTTATGAAATGGGTGCTTATTTTCCACATAGACACTGTGCCCAACAGTCGATGTTGATAAGGAAAAGGCCTGCTAGCAGTCTAAATGTCAATCCAATTCCAATGAAACGTGTGCGTACTGGTTCCAGGCAGAGGGTTTTAAGTCCATTTAGCAGTGCACCTGCTGCTGGGAGTTTACAAGGTCCAACAAAAACAGATGCTTCTAGTGGGGATACTAATTCTTTTCAGGATGATCAGAATACTTTGAATGAAGGATTCCAGATCCAGAAAAGCATGGAGGTTGAATCAATTATGGACCTTGAAAGGCAGCTTCCATACGACAATGTGGAAACACCGGTAAAacctacaaagaagaaaaaggccAAGAATCTT GGTTCTGCATACAATCAGAGTTGGCAACTGGAATCTACTGTTCACAATGAGAAG AGGGATAATTCCAAAAAGAGACTAGAGAGTCATTATTTCGATTCTTATGGGACCAGTG ATTTATATGGGCAACGTAATGCCAAGAAGCTGAAGATAATGAAGCAACAACCTGATAATGCTTTTGACTTCCCTCCAAGTGGAACCATCCCTTTTCCAGCAGGGTCCCAAAAGACTAATATGTCCAACCCCAGCAAAATCATTAGATTAATTCATGGTTGTGACAAGGGTAGAAAAGCCAAAACTCACAAG ATGTCTGTCGATCTGCCTGGTTCTGGTGGTTCATGGTCACTATTTGAAGATCag GCACTTGTTGTCCTTGTACATGACATGGGTCCAAATTGGGAGCTTGTAAGTGATGCCATCAACAGTACCCTTCAATTTAAG TGCATATTCCGCAAGCCTAAAGAATGTAAGGAACGCCACAAGATTTTAATGGATAGGAATGGAGATGGAGCTGACAGTGCTGATGATTCTGGTTCTCTGTCATATACATTGCCTGGCATTCCAAAG GGAAGTGCCAGACAGTTGTTTCAACATTTGCAAGGACCGATGGAAGAGGATATTCTTAAGTCgcattttgaaaaaattatgcTTATTGGCAAGAAACAACAGTACCGGCAGAGTCAG GATCCAAAGCAGATAGTGCCAGTCCACAATTCTCATGTTATTGCTCTTTCAAAAATCTGCCCGAATAACCTAAATGGAGGAGTTCTAAC GCCTCTCGATCTTTGTGATGTCATTGCATCAAGCCAAGATGTCGTACCCCTTGGATATCAAGCTTCTCATGCTGGTGGTTTAGCAATATCAAATCAAGGAGTTGTCGGATCAATGCCTCCTGCCTCTGGAGCAAATTCATCACTGCAGGGATCTTCTGGAGTGGTTCATGGCAGTAATATATCATCAGCGTCTACCCCACTTAATGGATCCGTGAG GAATATGCAGCAGTCCAACTTATCTCTACCTGGAGTTGTTTCCGGATCAGATCATGGGGTTCGCATGGTACCCAATAGAAATGGTGTGGGCATGACATGTGGGATAAGTAGAAGCATGTCTATGTCAAGGCCAGGCTTACGAGGAATGGCATCATCAACAATGCTGAATTCCAGCTGCATGCTCTCCAGTTTGGTGGGAATGCCAAACCCTGTAAATATGCACTCTGGACCTGGTTCTGTTCGTGGAAACTTGATGTTGAGGCCTCATGACACTATGCATATGATGCGA GAACAAGGGAACATCCAGGGAATTCCTGCGTTCAATGGGTTGAGTTCTGCTTACACTAATCAATCAGCTGCACCACCTGTTTCTTCATATCCAGTTCAACCCCAGAAGCAGCAGCAGCAAATGCCTCCACAGCAATCCCATGCACTGAGCAACTCTCATAACGCTCATCATCAGGGCTACAATCATGTTTCTGGGTCACAGCAACAAGCATATGCCATGTGCCTCACTAAAGAAAGGCAagtgcagcagcagcagcagcttaTGCATCAGCAACAGCCACAGCAACAGTTTGCTGTATCTAGTGCATTGATGCCAAATGTCCAACATCAGACCCAACTTCCCATATCTTCTCTGCAGAATGGTTCCCAGATTCAATCTCAGGCTTCTACTCAGCCAGGTTCGCTATCCCCTCTAACACCGTCTTCACCAACGACTCCTATGTCATTGCAGCAACAACATAAATACCAATTGGCACCTCATGGGCTTGGTAGGAACCCCCAACCTGGTGCTAGTGGTTTGAACAAACAGATAGGCAAGCAACGGCAGCCCCAGCAGCAGCAGCAATTTCAACAATCTGGCAGGCACCACCCTCAGCAACGTCAACAAACACAGTCTCAACAGCAAGCCAAACTTTCGAAGGGAGTGGGAAGAGGGAACATGCTGGTGCATCAGAATCCTTCTGTTGATCCTGCTCATCTTAATAGCCTTGGCGTGGTCCCTGGCAACCAAGCTGCCAAGAACAGAGAGCAGATGATGCACTTGATTCAAGGTAAAGGCTTGTGTTCTAGGTCTGGTTTGAGTCCTGTCCAACAATCTAAAGCTCTCGTTTCTTCTCAATCTTCAAATTGTTCTGAGCCGCAGCAAAAGATATTTCCTGGGGCTGCAGCCCCTTCTACAAAGAAACTGCAACAAGTGGCTTCCCATTCTGATAATATTTCTCAAATGGTGCCTTCTGATCATACGCCATCAGCTGTGCATCAATCCTTCCTGCCAGCAGCCATGGGTCCAAACCACCAGCATTCACTGCTACAATCACAAACACACCAAAAGCAGGCTAATCAAAACAGACCTGCTGTTCATAGGATGCTTCAACAGAGTCAACAAGTAAATTTTGAGCCTCCGAACAAATCTCAAGTTGAGCTAGGCCATGCTGACAAACAGACCTTGAACAGTGCTCCACAGATGGGTACAACCACAACCATGGAAATGCCCCAGGCTGTCATTGATTCAGCTAACAATGCAGTCTCAGTTGTTTCTCCTGCTGGACTTCAGTGGAAATCACCAGAACCAGAGTATGGTCCTGCTATGCCAAATGTGGCCACTGAAGTTGGATCCATAGGGAGCCCTCTTACAGATTCAATGGGTAATGATCCTGTACCTTCTGTCAGCCAAGGGTCAGGGCAGAGACAATTATCGGGTTGCTTACCCCCTGACAAGAATAACGTTGGGGCACAGTGGATGCAACAGCCACAGACACAACGATCTCATATATCACCACCTACTCAACAACACTTCCAATCACAAGAGCAGTCACAACAAGATTAG